A DNA window from Candidatus Bodocaedibacter vickermanii contains the following coding sequences:
- the rsmI gene encoding 16S rRNA (cytidine(1402)-2'-O)-methyltransferase — translation MTSDLLIPFVQSLPGCKTQPGLYLVATPIGHLSDISLRALAILSQADLIACEDTRVTSKLLSLYGIKKPLITYHDHNAQMASQKIIEHIQSGQVVALVSDAGTPLISDPGFNLVNDCIQNDLYMTSIPGASAAITALTLSGLPTDRFLFVGFLSPKSMARKKELSQLSSYPITLILYEAPHRIVSLLEDIHSELGNRTIVVGRELTKKFEEIQRGSISEVLTTIGSKEPRGEFVVLIEGAKAKELTDITDAEILNTLVHMSSKDAAEQLAHEYGVSKKELYTRIIGLKS, via the coding sequence ATGACCTCTGATTTATTAATACCGTTTGTCCAGTCGCTACCAGGATGTAAAACACAACCGGGGCTATACCTTGTTGCAACCCCTATTGGACACCTTAGCGACATCAGTTTACGCGCTTTAGCCATACTTTCGCAAGCAGATCTTATTGCGTGTGAAGACACCAGGGTCACCTCAAAACTTTTAAGTTTATACGGTATTAAAAAACCATTGATCACATACCACGATCACAACGCTCAGATGGCCAGCCAGAAAATCATTGAACACATACAATCTGGGCAGGTTGTCGCTTTGGTTTCAGATGCTGGAACACCGCTAATTTCTGATCCGGGGTTTAATCTGGTCAACGATTGCATTCAAAACGATTTGTATATGACAAGCATTCCTGGGGCCAGCGCCGCCATTACAGCCTTGACGCTATCTGGGTTACCCACTGATCGATTTTTGTTTGTCGGCTTTTTATCTCCCAAATCAATGGCACGAAAGAAAGAGCTTTCTCAGCTTTCGTCGTATCCGATAACTTTAATTTTGTACGAAGCCCCCCATCGCATTGTCTCGTTGTTAGAAGACATTCATTCTGAATTGGGCAATCGCACCATCGTCGTTGGGCGGGAGCTCACCAAAAAATTTGAAGAGATTCAACGGGGCTCGATCTCAGAGGTTTTAACAACGATAGGCTCAAAAGAACCCAGGGGTGAATTTGTGGTTCTTATCGAAGGCGCAAAAGCTAAAGAATTAACCGACATTACCGACGCTGAGATTCTGAACACCTTAGTTCATATGAGCTCTAAAGATGCCGCAGAACAGCTCGCACATGAATATGGTGTTTCAAAAAAAGAGCTGTACACTCGAATTATAGGCTTAAAGAGCTAA
- a CDS encoding RNA methyltransferase, with amino-acid sequence MAGTNRNANNIRTHGPSIILVEPALPENVGMSARAMLNCGLHDLRLVKPKWVESGEPLLHGRAIAASAGGDSVLEAMQVFDSLESAVADIQHLVATSPRKHELYKPVYDPDQQFPIIKTVIENGEKCAVMFGCEKSGLTNQHITLANSILEIPLNPAYSSLNLAQAVLLVGYEWTKISDKIKLRRVKKLEPAPREELLSFFNQLEKELEISGFLRIDEKKEVMIQNIRNMFTKAGLESQEVRTLHGIVTYLTKHPDEKAFYKEFYTNQKESRRLKKSKSGEQS; translated from the coding sequence ATGGCAGGCACAAATCGCAACGCAAACAATATTCGAACCCATGGCCCCAGCATCATATTGGTTGAACCCGCATTGCCCGAAAACGTGGGGATGTCTGCCAGAGCCATGCTCAATTGTGGATTGCACGACTTACGCTTGGTCAAACCCAAATGGGTCGAGAGCGGCGAACCCCTGCTACATGGTCGTGCCATTGCTGCATCTGCCGGGGGTGACAGCGTCTTAGAAGCTATGCAAGTCTTTGATTCGTTGGAATCTGCCGTTGCAGACATTCAACACTTGGTCGCAACCTCTCCGCGCAAACACGAATTATACAAACCTGTCTATGACCCAGACCAACAGTTTCCAATCATTAAAACAGTCATTGAAAATGGAGAAAAATGCGCGGTCATGTTTGGCTGTGAAAAAAGCGGGTTGACCAATCAACACATAACGCTAGCCAATTCTATTTTAGAAATTCCGTTGAATCCTGCGTATTCATCGCTCAACCTGGCGCAAGCAGTATTGTTGGTTGGGTATGAATGGACAAAAATTTCCGACAAAATAAAGTTACGGCGAGTTAAAAAATTGGAGCCTGCGCCGCGCGAAGAGTTACTTTCGTTTTTTAATCAGCTAGAAAAAGAACTGGAAATATCGGGGTTCTTGCGCATTGATGAAAAAAAAGAGGTCATGATTCAAAACATTCGAAACATGTTTACCAAGGCGGGGTTGGAATCTCAAGAAGTTCGAACATTGCACGGGATCGTAACGTATCTTACCAAACACCCCGATGAGAAAGCCTTCTATAAAGAGTTTTACACAAATCAAAAAGAATCCAGGCGCTTGAAAAAATCAAAGTCGGGCGAACAATCTTAA
- the alaS gene encoding alanine--tRNA ligase has protein sequence MKAADIRRVFLDYFKKNEHQVVESSPLVPQNDPTLLFTNAGMVQFKDYFTGADVPPYPRAATSQKCIRAGGKHNDLENVGYTARHHTFFEMLGNFSFGNYFKEEAIHHAWTLITKEYGLSPEKLLVTVYHEDEEAASLWKKIAGFNDDKIVRIATKDNFWAMGDTGPCGPCTEIFYDHGEGIFGGPPGSADQDGDRFIEIWNLVFMQFEQLKQADGSTKMIPLPKPSIDTGMGLERITAVMQGKHNNYDIDLFQDIINTSKAITGNDDPSLIAAHRVIADHLRSSCFLIADGVLPSNEGRGYVLRRIMRRAMRQVHKLGYKDLLMHQMVPILAKVMGEAYPDLVRAQPIITETLRLEEERFQRTLDRGMSILTEESLSVSAGGALPGGVAFKLYDTYGFPLDLTQDVMRGEGKSVDVDAFTSEMEKQKELARSSWVGSGDSKVDPIWFEVQQEIGASEFLGYTVADAEGQLQAIVQDSNSIETATVGSTVALVCNQTPFYAESGGQMGDVGAITTSGAEFRVTDTQKRANGLFVHFGQVTKGEFKVGDAVHLKVNNQHRLNLRAHHSATHLLHKALQLTLGNHVMQKGSLVAADRLRFDFSHMKAVAREELQKIEDTVNHYIRQNKPVQTRVTTPEIAKAEGAMALFGEKYGESVRVVSMGFDEAEKRTYSTELCGGTHVAATGDIGSFKIVAESSVASGVRRIEAVVGMEAEKFIREEESILRSLADHLKCSPAALFDKVEGVSQKIKQLEKDLKSKASASPGAKADIRQLKDSGSLAIQVVDHTNVSELRSISDELKTQIQSGVVVVFGKEADKVSIIVSVTQDKTTMYDAVAIARELSVILGGKGGGGRPDFAQAGGSDPSKIDVAIASLSAL, from the coding sequence ATGAAGGCCGCTGATATTCGCAGGGTGTTTCTAGATTATTTTAAGAAAAACGAACACCAGGTAGTTGAGTCCAGTCCGCTGGTTCCACAAAACGATCCAACGCTATTGTTTACCAATGCTGGAATGGTTCAGTTTAAAGACTATTTCACTGGGGCAGATGTTCCCCCATATCCACGGGCGGCCACCAGCCAAAAGTGTATTCGAGCAGGTGGAAAACACAACGACCTTGAAAATGTTGGATACACAGCGCGCCATCATACATTTTTTGAAATGTTGGGTAACTTTTCATTCGGAAACTATTTCAAAGAAGAAGCCATTCACCATGCGTGGACATTAATCACAAAAGAATACGGATTAAGCCCAGAAAAATTATTGGTGACGGTGTATCACGAAGACGAAGAAGCTGCGTCTTTGTGGAAAAAAATTGCTGGATTTAATGATGACAAGATCGTTCGCATTGCAACAAAAGATAACTTTTGGGCGATGGGCGATACGGGTCCTTGTGGTCCATGTACGGAAATTTTCTATGACCATGGTGAAGGCATTTTCGGTGGACCTCCTGGCAGCGCAGATCAAGATGGAGATCGATTCATAGAAATTTGGAACTTGGTCTTTATGCAGTTTGAACAACTAAAACAAGCTGATGGTTCCACAAAGATGATCCCACTTCCAAAGCCGTCTATTGATACGGGTATGGGGTTGGAGCGTATTACCGCAGTGATGCAAGGAAAACACAACAACTATGATATTGATTTATTCCAAGACATTATCAATACGTCTAAAGCGATCACAGGAAATGATGATCCAAGCTTAATTGCAGCGCACCGCGTAATTGCCGATCATTTACGATCCAGTTGTTTCTTAATTGCGGATGGTGTGTTGCCGTCCAACGAGGGTCGTGGGTATGTGTTGCGTCGCATCATGCGTCGTGCGATGCGTCAAGTGCACAAGCTTGGTTACAAAGATCTGTTGATGCATCAAATGGTTCCAATATTAGCTAAGGTGATGGGCGAAGCGTACCCGGATCTGGTTCGTGCTCAGCCGATTATCACAGAAACTTTGCGCCTGGAAGAGGAGCGTTTTCAACGTACGCTTGATCGCGGCATGAGCATTCTAACTGAAGAATCGTTGAGTGTTTCTGCTGGTGGGGCATTGCCTGGCGGCGTAGCGTTTAAATTGTATGATACCTATGGTTTCCCGTTAGACCTGACCCAAGACGTTATGCGCGGCGAAGGCAAGTCTGTAGATGTGGATGCCTTCACAAGTGAAATGGAAAAACAAAAAGAGCTTGCCAGGTCCAGCTGGGTAGGTTCTGGTGATTCAAAAGTTGACCCCATTTGGTTTGAAGTACAACAAGAAATCGGCGCATCAGAATTCTTAGGATACACAGTTGCTGACGCAGAGGGGCAATTGCAAGCGATTGTTCAGGATAGCAACTCTATTGAGACTGCAACAGTTGGCAGTACCGTTGCGCTTGTGTGCAACCAAACTCCATTTTATGCAGAATCTGGTGGACAGATGGGGGACGTTGGCGCCATCACCACAAGTGGTGCGGAATTCCGAGTGACCGATACGCAAAAACGAGCGAATGGCTTGTTTGTGCACTTTGGTCAAGTAACAAAAGGTGAGTTCAAAGTTGGTGATGCAGTTCATCTAAAGGTAAACAATCAACACCGACTTAATTTGCGGGCGCACCATTCTGCAACTCACTTGTTACATAAAGCGTTGCAGCTTACGCTGGGTAATCACGTCATGCAAAAAGGATCGTTGGTTGCAGCAGATCGTTTGCGTTTTGACTTTAGCCACATGAAGGCTGTTGCACGCGAAGAGTTGCAAAAAATTGAAGATACGGTCAATCATTATATCCGTCAAAACAAACCTGTTCAGACGCGAGTTACGACGCCAGAGATTGCTAAGGCTGAGGGAGCCATGGCGCTGTTTGGTGAAAAATATGGCGAAAGCGTTCGTGTTGTTTCCATGGGATTTGATGAAGCTGAAAAACGCACATACTCTACGGAGTTGTGTGGTGGAACTCACGTTGCTGCCACCGGTGATATCGGTTCGTTTAAGATTGTTGCAGAATCCAGCGTGGCATCTGGCGTTCGTCGTATTGAGGCGGTTGTTGGAATGGAAGCAGAAAAATTCATTCGTGAGGAAGAGTCCATTTTAAGATCGCTTGCCGATCACTTAAAATGCAGCCCAGCTGCGTTGTTCGATAAGGTTGAGGGGGTGTCTCAAAAAATTAAACAGCTTGAAAAAGACCTGAAATCAAAGGCATCAGCAAGTCCTGGGGCTAAGGCTGATATTCGACAATTGAAAGATAGTGGGTCTCTTGCAATTCAAGTTGTTGATCATACAAACGTATCCGAATTGCGTTCAATTAGCGATGAGCTAAAAACCCAAATTCAATCCGGGGTTGTAGTTGTGTTTGGTAAAGAGGCAGATAAGGTTTCGATCATTGTATCTGTCACTCAAGATAAAACAACGATGTACGACGCTGTTGCAATTGCGAGAGAATTGTCAGTAATTTTAGGTGGCAAAGGCGGGGGTGGGCGACCCGATTTTGCTCAGGCGGGGGGAAGCGATCCATCCAAGATTGACGTTGCGATTGCCAGCCTTTCGGCACTATAA
- a CDS encoding response regulator, with the protein MLKEFRNLVVWAMVTTVLVAGGSLSLLLWAEASLVFGVLFVVVAGCLIALLSRILLHYATLTERYSLMLDSANGLPQGMFVVNGQNKLVFKNKPYEIFFHENLVRNNIMHKFLDVTRRARIGSTAQEIIDLKGAKGDKLSYRLTATALNNHRGYIAFSVGDVSGMLDRATRDDMRGFLDKAPIGVFSINSGGDFLYINHVAAEWFSRPSAKKSNLFRVLDVADDRRAFFPPLESINPQKTYEHYFSVNKQFYRVFQRFIKMGDDYVTCSIVFKSKRNRQSINLEGQNFKSVFDDAPAGILLVDEKRNILAVNQRFSHMIQKHSSDLIGRNLDGFLNFSCKKTVLEALQKAFDKEPTQKPIEISFKGTKNDDLAAYISPLQEDDRVIGAIVHFLSTSEQKKMEIQFVHSQRMQAVGQLAGGVAHDFNNLLTAMIGFCDLLLQRHSPAEQSFSDIMQIKQNANRAAGLVRQLLAFSRQQSLQPKVINITDALSELSALLRRLLGPAIELKVKHARDLWFIKVDKGQFEQVVINLAVNARDAMENSGILKVTTANHTNKKIFAQNHDSMPPGEYVLIEIEDTGCGISMDIIDRIFEPFFSTKAVGSGTGLGLSTVYGIVKQTGGFIFVDSIVGKGTNFRIFLPRHVQKEQEETIVQEDRHLSDLTGTAHILLVEDEDAVRMFAARALKDKGYEVIEASNGLEAVQLAKKDNIEFDLIITDVVMPGMDGPQMINEIRQFMPTVKVVFISGYAEDSFRKKLNNEENIHFLPKPFNLKDLALKVKDILN; encoded by the coding sequence ATGTTAAAAGAATTTCGGAATCTGGTCGTCTGGGCCATGGTAACCACCGTGCTTGTGGCAGGGGGATCATTGTCTTTGCTGTTGTGGGCTGAGGCGTCCCTTGTGTTTGGGGTCTTGTTTGTTGTTGTTGCGGGATGTTTAATAGCACTGCTTTCTCGGATTTTGTTGCATTACGCCACCTTAACAGAGCGGTATTCGTTGATGCTTGATAGCGCCAATGGGCTTCCCCAGGGAATGTTTGTTGTAAACGGACAAAACAAGCTGGTCTTTAAGAACAAGCCCTATGAGATATTTTTTCATGAAAATTTAGTTAGAAACAACATCATGCATAAGTTTCTGGATGTAACGCGTCGGGCGCGCATCGGAAGTACTGCGCAAGAAATTATAGACCTTAAGGGGGCAAAAGGAGATAAGCTTTCGTATCGATTAACGGCAACAGCCTTAAACAACCATCGCGGATATATTGCGTTTTCTGTTGGTGATGTTTCAGGAATGCTGGATCGAGCGACCCGCGATGATATGCGAGGGTTTTTAGATAAAGCACCTATCGGGGTTTTTTCCATTAATTCGGGAGGTGATTTTTTATATATCAATCACGTGGCTGCAGAATGGTTCTCTCGACCGTCGGCAAAAAAAAGCAACTTGTTTCGGGTGCTTGATGTTGCGGATGATCGCAGAGCCTTCTTCCCCCCCCTTGAAAGCATTAACCCCCAAAAAACGTATGAACATTATTTTTCGGTAAACAAACAGTTCTATCGGGTTTTTCAGCGCTTTATCAAAATGGGAGATGACTACGTAACCTGCTCAATCGTTTTTAAAAGCAAGCGCAACCGCCAATCAATTAATCTAGAGGGGCAGAACTTTAAAAGTGTATTTGATGATGCCCCGGCGGGTATTTTATTGGTAGATGAAAAGCGTAATATTTTGGCGGTAAATCAACGATTTTCTCATATGATTCAAAAACACTCTTCCGATTTGATCGGGCGAAACCTGGATGGGTTTTTAAATTTTTCATGTAAGAAAACAGTTTTAGAAGCCTTACAAAAAGCCTTTGACAAAGAGCCCACACAAAAACCGATAGAGATTTCATTTAAGGGCACCAAGAATGATGATTTGGCGGCGTACATTAGCCCCCTTCAGGAAGATGACAGGGTCATTGGCGCCATTGTTCATTTTTTAAGCACCTCGGAACAAAAGAAGATGGAAATCCAATTCGTTCACTCTCAACGAATGCAAGCCGTGGGGCAATTGGCCGGAGGTGTGGCGCATGACTTTAACAACCTTTTAACCGCCATGATTGGGTTTTGTGATTTGTTGTTACAGAGACATTCACCCGCAGAACAATCCTTTTCGGACATTATGCAAATTAAACAAAATGCAAATCGCGCAGCTGGATTGGTTCGACAGTTACTTGCGTTTTCTCGTCAGCAGTCGTTGCAACCTAAGGTGATTAATATTACCGATGCGCTGTCTGAACTTTCAGCGTTGCTTAGGCGACTTCTTGGGCCCGCCATAGAATTAAAAGTTAAACACGCTCGTGACCTATGGTTTATTAAAGTTGATAAGGGGCAATTTGAACAAGTTGTTATTAACCTGGCGGTGAATGCGCGCGACGCCATGGAAAATAGTGGTATATTAAAAGTCACAACCGCGAACCACACCAACAAAAAAATATTCGCACAAAATCATGACTCTATGCCCCCGGGTGAATATGTTCTGATTGAAATTGAGGATACGGGGTGTGGCATTTCCATGGACATTATTGACCGTATTTTTGAGCCGTTCTTTTCTACAAAAGCCGTAGGTTCGGGCACCGGGTTGGGATTATCCACCGTGTATGGAATTGTGAAACAAACGGGCGGATTTATTTTTGTGGACAGCATCGTTGGAAAAGGTACAAATTTTAGAATCTTTTTACCAAGACACGTTCAAAAAGAACAAGAAGAGACGATCGTACAGGAAGATCGGCACTTAAGCGATCTAACCGGAACCGCGCATATATTATTGGTTGAAGACGAAGACGCCGTCCGAATGTTTGCCGCACGCGCATTAAAGGACAAAGGGTACGAGGTTATAGAGGCCAGCAATGGGCTTGAGGCCGTTCAGCTGGCCAAAAAAGACAACATTGAATTTGACTTAATTATTACTGACGTGGTTATGCCGGGAATGGATGGCCCTCAAATGATTAATGAAATTCGACAATTTATGCCGACTGTAAAAGTGGTATTTATTTCGGGGTATGCGGAAGACTCTTTCCGCAAAAAATTAAACAACGAAGAGAATATACATTTCTTACCAAAGCCATTTAACTTGAAAGATTTGGCATTAAAGGTTAAAGATATTTTAAACTAA
- the hemW gene encoding radical SAM family heme chaperone HemW, with translation MNTHTTSAAFPKPLGIYVHWPFCVSKCPYCDFNSHVVQSIDLEQWTRAYVNELRFSHQQTSDHQVQTIFFGGGTPSLMPPSLMATIIDTIQSLWSCSDTLEITFEANPTSVEAEKFKAFKAAGANRVSIGVQAFNDADLKFLGRPHNLAEGIGAIELAHQSFDRVSFDLIYARPHQNLDAWAAELSMALTYAPTHISLYQLTIEPGTAFHTSFARGDFPMPDEHLSAEMYDLTGDVLNSKGFHAYEVSNYAILGEECRHNLMYWKYNDYVGVGPGAHGRITQEGVKYATRRHRAPSLWLDACLKNEHGQHELIPLSSYEELTELMLMGLRLENGIEIQRFVDVIHQPPSDIFGQKWAALQTEGLLEIRKNCIVPTKKGRLKLNGILDFLFG, from the coding sequence ATGAACACACACACAACTTCCGCAGCTTTTCCAAAACCGCTTGGTATTTATGTTCACTGGCCGTTTTGTGTATCGAAATGTCCATATTGTGACTTTAACAGCCACGTTGTGCAAAGCATAGACCTTGAGCAATGGACAAGGGCATATGTGAACGAATTGCGATTTTCGCATCAGCAAACATCTGATCACCAAGTTCAAACTATTTTCTTTGGCGGGGGGACTCCTTCATTAATGCCCCCCAGTTTGATGGCAACGATTATCGATACGATTCAATCTTTGTGGTCATGTTCGGATACTCTAGAAATTACCTTTGAGGCCAATCCCACGAGTGTTGAAGCTGAAAAGTTTAAAGCATTTAAGGCTGCTGGGGCGAATCGTGTATCCATTGGCGTTCAGGCGTTTAATGATGCCGATCTAAAATTCTTAGGAAGACCCCACAATTTAGCAGAAGGCATTGGCGCCATTGAATTGGCACATCAATCGTTTGATCGTGTTTCATTCGATTTAATTTATGCCAGACCTCATCAAAATTTAGACGCATGGGCGGCTGAATTGTCGATGGCATTAACTTATGCTCCGACGCACATTTCTTTGTACCAACTAACCATCGAGCCGGGCACAGCATTCCATACGTCGTTTGCTCGTGGAGATTTCCCAATGCCCGACGAACATCTTTCCGCAGAAATGTATGATTTGACGGGAGATGTTTTAAACAGCAAGGGGTTTCACGCCTATGAAGTTTCTAATTATGCAATTCTGGGGGAAGAGTGTCGCCATAACCTAATGTATTGGAAATACAACGACTATGTGGGGGTTGGTCCGGGTGCGCATGGGCGCATTACACAGGAGGGTGTAAAATATGCAACACGACGTCATCGTGCTCCGTCGTTATGGTTGGATGCGTGTTTAAAAAACGAGCATGGTCAGCATGAGCTGATTCCATTATCGTCGTATGAAGAGTTAACAGAGCTGATGTTGATGGGGTTGCGATTGGAAAATGGTATTGAGATTCAGCGATTTGTCGATGTTATTCATCAACCGCCATCGGATATTTTTGGTCAGAAGTGGGCGGCGTTACAAACAGAGGGGTTGCTTGAGATTCGAAAGAATTGTATCGTTCCCACGAAAAAAGGACGATTAAAGCTAAACGGAATTCTAGATTTTTTATTTGGGTAG
- the recA gene encoding recombinase RecA, protein MDKQKALEAALSQIERAFGKGSIMRMGQNDTLNIEAISTGSLGLDLALGIGGLPCGRIIEIYGPESSGKTTLTLHVIAEAQKKGGVCAFIDAEHALDPAYARKLGVNVDSLLVSQPDAGEQALEIADTLVRSGGVDVVVVDSVAALVPRAELEGEMGDSHMGLQARLMSQALRKLTGSISRSNCMVIFINQIRQKIGVMFGNPETTTGGNALKFYASVRLDIRRIGAIKDKEDIVGNQTRVKVVKNKVSPPFKVVDFDIMYGAGISKEGELVDLGSKIGVIEKSGSWYSYGDNRIGQGRENVKEYFKQNPAIATEVENAIRANAGLVANQLAGPAEEDNDDEGTEE, encoded by the coding sequence ATGGACAAACAAAAGGCATTAGAGGCTGCTCTCAGCCAAATCGAGCGCGCATTTGGTAAGGGCTCCATCATGCGCATGGGGCAAAACGACACCTTAAATATTGAAGCAATCTCCACAGGATCATTAGGATTGGATCTGGCTTTGGGAATCGGTGGATTGCCCTGTGGTCGTATCATTGAAATTTATGGACCTGAAAGTTCTGGTAAAACAACCCTTACGTTACATGTAATTGCAGAGGCTCAAAAAAAGGGCGGAGTGTGTGCATTTATTGACGCGGAACACGCTCTGGATCCCGCGTATGCAAGAAAACTGGGTGTAAACGTTGACAGTTTGTTGGTGTCTCAACCAGATGCAGGTGAGCAAGCCCTAGAAATTGCCGATACGCTTGTTCGTTCTGGTGGTGTTGATGTTGTGGTTGTGGACAGCGTTGCCGCGTTGGTTCCCCGCGCAGAATTAGAAGGCGAAATGGGAGATTCTCACATGGGGTTGCAAGCGCGCCTAATGAGTCAAGCCTTGCGCAAGCTAACGGGATCAATCTCAAGATCAAACTGTATGGTTATTTTTATCAACCAGATTCGTCAAAAAATTGGCGTTATGTTTGGTAATCCAGAAACAACGACTGGCGGAAACGCATTAAAATTCTATGCATCTGTTCGTTTAGATATTCGTCGCATTGGCGCGATCAAAGATAAAGAAGACATCGTTGGAAATCAAACGCGTGTAAAGGTTGTAAAGAACAAAGTGTCGCCACCCTTTAAGGTTGTAGACTTTGATATCATGTATGGTGCGGGCATTAGCAAAGAAGGCGAATTAGTTGATCTTGGATCAAAGATCGGTGTTATTGAAAAGTCAGGATCTTGGTATTCATATGGTGACAATCGTATTGGTCAGGGTCGTGAAAACGTTAAAGAGTATTTCAAGCAAAACCCAGCAATCGCAACAGAAGTAGAAAATGCGATTCGCGCAAACGCAGGATTGGTTGCTAATCAATTGGCGGGACCGGCTGAAGAAGATAATGACGACGAAGGCACAGAAGAGTAA
- the rph gene encoding ribonuclease PH: MRKNDRSEKALRTVSIEPGFSLHAEGSCLITVGNTKVICTASVDEKVPPFLRNTGKGWVTAEYGMLPRSTGSRMDREAARGGQSGRTHEIQRLIGRSLRAVIDLTALGERQIKVDCDVIQADGGTRTAAITGGFVALYFACKHLVDQKLIKTLPIKDHVAAISAGVVKGQSVLDLDYDEDSTAETDANFVMTGKGGIVEIQSTAEGEPFQLEQFQSMFDLAKSGINDLIKLQMKVMYPELS; encoded by the coding sequence ATGCGTAAAAATGATCGTTCTGAAAAAGCGTTAAGAACTGTAAGTATTGAACCTGGATTTAGCCTGCATGCAGAAGGATCCTGCTTAATAACCGTGGGCAACACCAAAGTGATATGTACTGCGTCTGTGGACGAAAAAGTGCCACCATTTTTACGTAATACGGGTAAAGGCTGGGTGACCGCAGAGTATGGTATGCTGCCAAGATCAACGGGATCCAGAATGGATCGTGAGGCTGCCAGAGGGGGTCAGTCGGGGCGCACTCATGAAATTCAACGGCTAATCGGCAGATCGCTTCGCGCTGTAATCGATTTAACGGCGTTGGGTGAGCGTCAAATTAAAGTGGATTGTGACGTTATACAGGCGGATGGCGGCACCCGAACTGCAGCAATCACTGGGGGGTTCGTGGCGCTTTATTTTGCGTGCAAACACCTGGTGGATCAAAAGCTGATTAAAACACTTCCCATTAAAGATCATGTGGCCGCAATTTCTGCTGGCGTTGTCAAAGGGCAATCCGTTTTAGATTTGGATTATGATGAAGACAGCACCGCTGAAACCGATGCAAACTTTGTAATGACGGGCAAGGGTGGAATTGTTGAAATTCAATCCACAGCCGAGGGCGAGCCATTTCAGTTAGAGCAATTTCAATCGATGTTTGATTTGGCCAAATCAGGCATAAACGATTTGATTAAATTACAAATGAAAGTAATGTATCCAGAGTTGTCATAG
- a CDS encoding penicillin-binding protein activator has protein sequence MHIFQSIRFGLRFYILSLIVLFFNGCSSEPKQPPRPDTREVNVVVLLPLSGQYAHIGDSYLKAIELALFEFADLNLKAQVLDTKGTFEGALETLKHVKDADVVLGPVMSTAVDAVSMWALKRKIPVISLTNNFTKAQPGVFVFGIPPQSEIEAMVGSAVKNRMERFTAILPSGAFGATMRESLEKTIQAYGASLVDVFFYSPNMDELPSIIKQMQKKTVAGIFVLSGGKELFTISEAIKSAKISGRILGTQQWKASDVIHWRNLSESWYTSGYSAQKQIFENRYFSLYNKEPDVSAYLAYDAMAMLSKLHKLSYDAPFSMTALTSPMGFVGLQGSFSLQKDGSVKRKIAIMEIKDGASQMRELVEGK, from the coding sequence ATGCATATCTTTCAATCAATTCGATTCGGACTAAGGTTTTACATCCTATCCTTAATCGTGCTTTTCTTCAATGGTTGTTCTTCAGAGCCCAAGCAGCCACCCAGACCGGACACTAGAGAGGTTAACGTGGTTGTGCTGCTGCCCTTGTCGGGTCAATACGCCCATATTGGTGATTCGTATTTGAAAGCAATTGAGCTGGCATTGTTTGAGTTTGCAGACCTGAATTTAAAGGCACAAGTCTTGGATACCAAGGGAACCTTTGAGGGGGCGTTGGAAACACTAAAGCATGTAAAAGATGCCGATGTGGTTTTGGGGCCTGTGATGTCAACAGCGGTTGATGCGGTTTCTATGTGGGCGTTAAAACGAAAAATCCCTGTGATTAGTTTAACAAACAACTTTACGAAAGCCCAACCAGGCGTGTTTGTGTTTGGAATTCCGCCTCAATCAGAGATTGAAGCTATGGTTGGATCCGCAGTAAAAAATCGTATGGAGCGATTTACAGCCATTTTGCCATCTGGTGCTTTTGGTGCAACGATGAGAGAATCTTTGGAAAAAACGATTCAAGCATATGGAGCATCCTTAGTTGATGTGTTTTTCTATAGCCCCAACATGGATGAGTTGCCCTCTATTATCAAGCAGATGCAAAAGAAAACCGTAGCTGGCATCTTTGTTTTGAGTGGCGGGAAAGAATTGTTCACGATCAGCGAAGCTATAAAGAGTGCAAAAATTTCTGGTCGAATTCTGGGAACTCAACAGTGGAAAGCATCCGATGTTATTCATTGGAGAAATCTAAGCGAGTCCTGGTATACATCTGGATATTCAGCTCAAAAACAAATCTTTGAAAATCGTTACTTTTCCTTGTATAACAAGGAGCCTGATGTTTCGGCCTACCTTGCGTATGATGCAATGGCGATGTTATCAAAGCTTCACAAGCTGAGCTATGATGCGCCGTTTTCGATGACAGCATTAACAAGCCCAATGGGGTTTGTTGGGTTGCAAGGTTCGTTTTCATTACAAAAGGATGGGAGCGTTAAACGCAAAATTGCGATTATGGAAATAAAAGATGGCGCAAGCCAAATGCGAGAATTAGTTGAAGGAAAATAA